A region from the Catellatospora sp. TT07R-123 genome encodes:
- a CDS encoding membrane protein insertase YidC: protein MLSFAPVADATEFAYSAVTWLSEVLAPIGGATAGVVLFTLVVRLLLHPLTRAAVRGERARAVLAPQLAALRERHGKDPVAFSQAMTELYRGAGVSPFAGILPMLLQAPAFIVLYQLFVRTSISGHANTLLDSTLSGVPLGAHLLVPAGGPHLAVFGLLLAALAGLAWLSARRAVKLASLQPKPPTGLLAALPRLLPYAILISAAVLPLAAGLYLLTSTAWTVAENTALRRGMPVPAPA from the coding sequence ATGCTTTCGTTCGCTCCGGTGGCCGATGCCACCGAATTCGCCTACTCCGCCGTCACCTGGCTGTCGGAGGTGCTCGCCCCGATCGGCGGCGCCACGGCCGGGGTCGTCCTGTTCACCTTGGTGGTGCGGCTGCTGCTGCACCCGCTGACCCGCGCCGCCGTACGCGGGGAGCGCGCCCGCGCCGTGCTGGCCCCGCAACTGGCCGCGCTGCGGGAGCGGCACGGCAAGGATCCGGTCGCCTTCAGCCAGGCCATGACCGAGCTGTACCGCGGCGCGGGCGTGTCCCCGTTCGCGGGCATCCTGCCGATGCTGCTCCAGGCACCGGCGTTCATCGTGCTGTACCAGCTGTTCGTGCGCACCTCGATCAGCGGGCACGCCAACACGCTGCTGGACAGCACCCTGTCCGGGGTGCCGCTGGGCGCGCACCTGCTCGTCCCGGCGGGCGGCCCGCACCTGGCCGTGTTCGGGCTGCTGCTGGCGGCGCTGGCCGGGCTGGCCTGGCTGTCGGCGCGGCGCGCGGTGAAGCTGGCGTCGCTTCAGCCGAAGCCGCCGACAGGGCTGCTCGCGGCGCTGCCGCGGCTGCTGCCGTACGCCATCCTGATCAGCGCGGCGGTGCTGCCGCTGGCCGCGGGCCTGTACCTGCTGACCAGCACGGCCTGGACCGTGGCGGAGAACACCGCGCTGCGGCGCGGCATGCCGGTGCCCGCGCCCGCCTGA
- a CDS encoding type II secretion system F family protein, with product MTVDFWFGLVVTGGAVVGYGLYLLVIQFVPASPALGPALRRLHPTLGVDGDLTVTAPVRTSWLARLQLPTADLNILGRTPGRHLLSIGLSALMAFLLPVLLTFLAVLAGIYLPLIIPVAATLVLALLAAALAHLDMMAKASSARAEFVRALCTYAALTAHQVRSGHGAVEAMERSASICSGWPYTRLRTTLLTAQLQMRPPWDELKTLAGDIKVVELDSFADIMRSAGNDGAQVYQTLRAQSSSLRDQIRVRALEEAKTRTSKLDIPSTLLIVILLVLVGYPLMASLINQR from the coding sequence ATGACCGTCGACTTCTGGTTCGGCCTCGTCGTCACCGGCGGCGCGGTCGTCGGGTACGGCCTGTACCTGCTGGTCATCCAGTTCGTCCCGGCCAGTCCCGCGCTGGGCCCGGCGCTGCGCCGCCTGCACCCGACCCTGGGCGTCGACGGCGACCTCACCGTGACGGCCCCGGTGCGCACCAGCTGGCTGGCCCGGTTGCAACTGCCCACGGCCGACCTCAACATCCTCGGCCGCACGCCGGGCCGCCACCTGCTGAGCATCGGGCTGTCGGCGCTGATGGCGTTCCTGCTGCCGGTGCTGCTGACCTTCCTGGCCGTGCTGGCCGGGATCTACCTGCCGCTGATCATCCCGGTCGCCGCGACCCTGGTGCTCGCGCTGCTCGCCGCCGCGCTGGCGCACCTGGACATGATGGCCAAGGCCAGCTCGGCCCGCGCGGAGTTCGTCCGCGCGCTGTGCACGTACGCGGCGCTCACGGCGCACCAGGTGCGCTCCGGGCACGGCGCGGTCGAGGCGATGGAGCGGTCGGCGAGCATCTGCTCCGGGTGGCCGTACACCCGGCTGCGGACCACGCTGCTGACCGCGCAGCTCCAGATGCGCCCGCCGTGGGACGAGCTGAAGACCCTGGCCGGCGACATCAAGGTGGTGGAGCTGGACAGCTTCGCCGACATCATGCGCAGCGCGGGCAACGACGGGGCGCAGGTCTACCAGACCCTGCGGGCCCAGTCGTCGTCGCTGCGCGACCAGATCCGGGTGCGGGCACTGGAGGAGGCCAAGACCCGCACCTCGAAATTGGACATCCCCTCCACCCTGCTCATCGTCATCCTGCTCGTGCTCGTCGGATATCCCCTGATGGCGAGCTTGATCAACCAGAGGTAA
- a CDS encoding TadE/TadG family type IV pilus assembly protein, whose product MRAGTADRGSAAIELAILAPVAIIFFIAVMMAGRLGLARQAAEAAAYDAARTASLARTEDAAADQARDAAARSFAAQGIRCQSMTIATDTRGFAVPVGQPATVSVSVTCVADFTDIILPGMPGRANLTSTFTSPLDTYRSRR is encoded by the coding sequence ATGAGGGCGGGGACGGCGGACCGGGGCTCGGCGGCGATCGAACTCGCCATCCTGGCCCCCGTCGCGATCATCTTCTTCATCGCCGTGATGATGGCGGGGCGCCTCGGGCTGGCCCGCCAGGCCGCCGAGGCGGCCGCCTACGACGCGGCCCGCACCGCCAGCCTGGCCCGTACCGAGGACGCGGCGGCCGACCAGGCGCGCGACGCCGCCGCGCGGTCGTTCGCCGCACAGGGCATCCGGTGCCAGTCCATGACCATCGCCACCGACACCCGCGGCTTCGCGGTGCCGGTGGGCCAGCCCGCCACGGTCAGTGTGTCGGTGACCTGCGTCGCCGACTTCACCGACATCATCCTGCCCGGCATGCCCGGCCGCGCCAACCTCACCTCCACCTTCACCAGCCCCCTCGACACCTACCGGAGCCGCAGATGA
- a CDS encoding SAF domain-containing protein — protein MSISTTNPPARAPLPPIGVARSAPRRRSWAAASLAVLLIVLGALTAGYVVLQMGSTHDFLAVGRPLGAGAEITAADLLIVRVNEAAGLKPIPAADAADVVGKRTLMALVPGSLLTMDQITDTPVPAPGKDLVGLALEEERMPSLSRVPVGATVLLVLEPEQRPSGETATPELVPPRTIEAKVIDVIPSTRVGMTIINVEVATADAPTVALFAADKRLVLALDGP, from the coding sequence ATGAGCATCTCGACGACGAACCCTCCCGCCCGGGCGCCGCTGCCGCCGATCGGGGTGGCCCGCTCGGCGCCGCGCCGCCGCTCGTGGGCCGCCGCGTCGCTGGCGGTGCTGCTGATCGTGCTCGGCGCGCTCACCGCCGGCTACGTGGTGCTGCAGATGGGCAGCACCCATGACTTCCTCGCCGTCGGCCGCCCGCTCGGGGCCGGGGCCGAGATCACGGCGGCGGACCTGCTGATCGTGCGGGTCAACGAGGCCGCCGGGCTCAAGCCGATCCCGGCCGCCGACGCCGCTGACGTCGTCGGCAAGCGGACGCTGATGGCGCTGGTGCCGGGCTCGCTGCTGACCATGGACCAGATCACCGACACCCCGGTGCCCGCCCCCGGCAAGGACCTGGTGGGCCTGGCGCTGGAGGAGGAGCGGATGCCGAGCCTGTCGCGCGTCCCGGTCGGCGCCACGGTGCTGCTCGTGCTGGAGCCCGAGCAGCGGCCGTCCGGCGAGACCGCGACTCCCGAGCTGGTGCCGCCCCGCACCATCGAGGCGAAGGTCATCGACGTCATCCCCAGCACCCGGGTCGGGATGACCATCATCAACGTCGAGGTCGCGACCGCCGACGCGCCGACCGTGGCGCTGTTCGCGGCCGACAAGCGCCTCGTGCTCGCCCTCGACGGACCGTAG
- a CDS encoding DUF6412 domain-containing protein — protein MPIALPSRWTATLWLALLCTGVAAAGSPGLTGMLASAAVLVVASMVALRALAGITASGHGHAAFGSNLRERARRQRVPRHADPDAPGRPRPRAPGHF, from the coding sequence GTGCCGATCGCCCTGCCGTCCCGCTGGACCGCCACCCTGTGGCTGGCCCTGCTGTGCACGGGTGTCGCCGCCGCCGGTTCCCCCGGCCTGACCGGCATGCTCGCCTCCGCCGCCGTGCTGGTCGTGGCGTCGATGGTCGCGTTGCGGGCGCTGGCGGGCATCACCGCCTCCGGCCACGGGCACGCCGCCTTCGGCAGCAACCTGCGCGAGCGCGCCAGGCGCCAGCGCGTGCCCCGGCACGCCGACCCGGACGCACCGGGTCGGCCCAGGCCACGCGCACCCGGCCACTTCTGA
- a CDS encoding LysM peptidoglycan-binding domain-containing protein, whose protein sequence is MAIDQRTRPNWFVRLLAGLAALALLAAVLVGAPMALLKVAGNPLPDHVPSVDELTTLLTSPDDGRLFLRLLALAGWFAWFTFAVSVLLEIPARLRGRRARRIPGLGVQQRIVAALIGAMIAVFAGTSVATAAVSSVPPPSAGRAVAVVPVTAPNALAPIGGSGVLALGPATTAPQAGALVPVSARPPTDLVRLAPTHQLVERPVYVVRQGDYLGCIAERFTGDFDRFHQIAALNPQLVRNPNHIEPGWRLVLPADSYDRGSARHATGKLLLPAVEDPTAPPPATQTPPPPTQTPAPAPSPSAIPAPAVRPSLPATSPTAIPSPVVTTPASSTPANPPGLDETDPGTGHMKVLATGAGLALAGVMAGHMVVRRRIRRMHQLRVRRKRRRGSRGAFDFQVREVPRHQAADRLDAGLRHLTVGLRGRAPWEMPDVAAAWESGGDLAIILAAPCADPPEPFEVQWPNTWSLPSAAWLPDAHTAPSLLPGLLKVGSWPQGGELYVDGERTGLLTLVGDPQRCDDLLRFLAAEAATAAWADEASVVVAGFSSADVRALTSLNERVRYSSSVSDALARIGRRAAANAAVLHDTQTADTVTARINNVTTWATHVLFIADPWGEHTEQLRDLDALLADLGRVGVVVVTTHPTATRWSATIGGDGGVHMSWLAVTDIIAAGLNSPDLVTHAEGQAEAARIPQQPTGARHRLRT, encoded by the coding sequence ATGGCCATCGACCAGCGCACCAGGCCGAACTGGTTCGTGCGCCTGCTCGCCGGGCTCGCCGCACTGGCGCTGCTAGCCGCGGTGCTCGTCGGCGCGCCCATGGCGCTGCTGAAGGTGGCGGGCAACCCGCTGCCCGACCACGTACCGTCCGTGGACGAGCTGACCACGCTGCTGACCTCACCCGACGACGGGCGGCTGTTCCTGCGGCTGCTGGCGCTGGCGGGCTGGTTCGCCTGGTTCACGTTCGCGGTCAGCGTGCTGCTGGAGATCCCGGCGCGGCTGCGCGGGCGGCGCGCCCGGCGCATCCCGGGCCTCGGCGTCCAGCAGCGCATCGTCGCGGCCCTGATCGGCGCGATGATCGCCGTCTTCGCCGGCACCAGCGTCGCCACCGCCGCCGTCAGCTCGGTGCCCCCGCCCTCGGCGGGCCGCGCGGTCGCGGTCGTGCCGGTCACCGCCCCGAACGCCCTGGCGCCGATCGGCGGCTCCGGCGTGCTGGCCCTCGGCCCCGCCACCACCGCGCCGCAGGCCGGTGCCCTGGTGCCGGTCTCGGCCCGCCCGCCGACCGACCTCGTCCGGCTCGCCCCCACCCACCAGCTCGTCGAGCGCCCCGTATACGTGGTCCGCCAGGGCGACTACCTGGGCTGCATCGCCGAGCGGTTCACCGGGGACTTCGACCGGTTCCACCAGATCGCCGCGCTCAACCCGCAGCTGGTGCGCAACCCCAACCACATCGAGCCCGGCTGGCGGCTGGTGCTGCCCGCCGACTCGTACGACCGGGGCAGCGCCCGCCACGCCACCGGCAAGCTGCTGCTGCCCGCGGTCGAGGACCCCACCGCGCCGCCGCCCGCCACCCAGACCCCGCCGCCGCCCACCCAGACCCCGGCCCCGGCCCCGTCCCCCTCGGCGATCCCGGCTCCTGCCGTACGCCCCAGCCTGCCCGCGACCTCGCCGACCGCGATCCCGTCCCCGGTGGTCACCACCCCGGCGAGCAGCACGCCCGCCAACCCGCCCGGTCTGGACGAGACCGACCCCGGCACCGGCCACATGAAGGTGCTCGCCACCGGCGCCGGGCTGGCCCTGGCCGGAGTGATGGCCGGGCACATGGTGGTGCGCCGGCGCATCCGCCGCATGCACCAGCTGCGGGTACGCCGCAAGCGCCGCCGCGGCTCGCGGGGCGCGTTCGACTTCCAGGTGCGCGAGGTGCCCCGCCACCAGGCCGCCGACCGCCTCGACGCGGGGCTGCGCCACCTCACCGTGGGCCTGCGCGGCCGGGCGCCGTGGGAGATGCCCGACGTCGCCGCGGCCTGGGAGAGCGGCGGCGACCTGGCCATCATCCTGGCCGCGCCGTGCGCCGACCCGCCTGAGCCGTTCGAGGTGCAGTGGCCCAACACCTGGTCGCTGCCGAGTGCCGCCTGGCTGCCCGACGCGCACACCGCCCCGTCGCTGCTGCCCGGCCTGCTGAAGGTCGGCAGCTGGCCGCAGGGCGGGGAGCTGTACGTCGACGGCGAGCGTACGGGCCTGCTGACCCTGGTCGGCGACCCGCAGCGCTGCGACGACCTGCTGCGCTTCCTGGCGGCCGAGGCGGCCACCGCGGCCTGGGCCGACGAGGCGTCGGTGGTGGTGGCCGGGTTCAGCAGCGCCGACGTACGTGCGCTGACCTCGCTCAACGAGCGGGTCCGGTACAGCTCGTCGGTCAGCGACGCGCTGGCGCGCATCGGGCGGCGGGCCGCGGCCAACGCGGCGGTGCTGCACGACACCCAGACCGCCGACACCGTCACCGCGCGCATCAACAACGTCACCACCTGGGCCACGCACGTGCTGTTCATCGCCGACCCGTGGGGCGAGCACACCGAGCAGCTGCGCGACCTGGACGCGCTGCTGGCCGACCTGGGCCGGGTCGGCGTGGTCGTGGTCACGACCCACCCGACCGCGACCCGCTGGTCGGCCACGATCGGCGGCGACGGCGGCGTGCACATGTCCTGGCTGGCCGTCACCGACATCATCGCCGCCGGCCTGAACAGCCCCGACCTGGTCACCCACGCCGAGGGCCAGGCCGAGGCGGCCCGCATCCCCCAGCAGCCCACCGGCGCCCGCCACCGGCTCCGTACCTGA
- a CDS encoding S41 family peptidase: MPRQVVDRALTLMCAHYVFPERAVLAAANIRERLDAGRYDGLDEAGLAERLGADLRELCADQHLRLRVRRARPANTEADVLSAYREQLRADNHRISRVERLDGNVGYIDLRGVTDPAVGGRAVAAAMELVSHTCALLLDLRHNRGGSPDGAVFWSSYFFPDSGTHLNSVESAETGATRQYWSLAYLPGERYLDRPVYVLTGPDTFSAGEEICYNLKAQGRAVLVGEPTAGGAHPARSLPLSPTLELTVPYARSVNPVTGTNWEAVGVEPDVPVPAGQAYATAYRAALEHVLATATVPGLLDEARAALAAL; encoded by the coding sequence ATGCCGAGGCAGGTGGTCGATCGGGCGCTCACGCTGATGTGCGCGCATTACGTGTTTCCGGAGCGGGCCGTGCTGGCCGCGGCGAACATCCGGGAGCGGCTGGACGCCGGGCGCTACGACGGCCTCGACGAGGCGGGGCTGGCCGAGCGGCTCGGCGCCGACCTGCGGGAGCTGTGCGCCGACCAGCACCTGCGGCTGCGGGTGCGCCGCGCGCGACCCGCGAACACCGAGGCTGACGTGCTGTCGGCGTACCGGGAGCAGCTGCGGGCCGACAACCACCGGATCAGCCGGGTCGAGCGGCTCGACGGCAACGTCGGCTACATCGACCTGCGTGGGGTGACCGATCCGGCGGTCGGCGGCCGCGCGGTCGCCGCCGCGATGGAACTGGTGTCGCACACCTGCGCGCTGCTGCTGGACCTGCGGCACAACCGGGGCGGCTCACCCGACGGGGCGGTCTTCTGGTCCAGCTACTTCTTCCCCGACAGCGGCACGCACCTCAACAGCGTCGAGTCGGCCGAGACCGGCGCCACCCGGCAGTACTGGAGCCTGGCGTACCTGCCCGGCGAGCGCTACCTCGACCGTCCCGTATACGTCCTCACCGGCCCGGACACGTTCTCGGCGGGGGAGGAGATCTGCTACAACCTCAAGGCTCAGGGCCGGGCGGTGCTGGTCGGGGAGCCCACGGCCGGGGGCGCGCACCCGGCGCGGTCGCTGCCGCTGTCGCCGACGCTGGAGCTCACCGTGCCGTACGCCCGCTCGGTGAACCCGGTGACCGGCACCAACTGGGAGGCCGTCGGCGTCGAGCCGGACGTGCCCGTCCCGGCCGGGCAGGCGTACGCGACGGCGTACCGCGCCGCGCTGGAGCACGTGCTGGCCACCGCGACCGTGCCGGGGCTGCTCGACGAGGCCCGCGCCGCGCTGGCGGCGCTGTGA
- a CDS encoding TadE/TadG family type IV pilus assembly protein, translating into MRAPWLLDPARRDRGGAAVEMAIMALPLLILTFMVVQAALVYQAKGLALAAATQGANAARNYGSDATTGRDRARAFLRRVGFGITDTDISASVSGGTATITVKGKAQSIIPWMTFEVSQTAYGPVERFTR; encoded by the coding sequence GTGCGCGCACCCTGGTTGCTCGACCCGGCCCGCCGCGACCGCGGCGGCGCCGCCGTCGAGATGGCGATCATGGCGCTGCCGCTGCTGATCCTGACGTTCATGGTGGTGCAGGCCGCGCTCGTGTACCAGGCAAAGGGCCTGGCCCTGGCCGCCGCGACCCAGGGTGCCAACGCGGCCCGCAACTACGGCTCCGACGCCACCACCGGCCGCGACCGGGCCCGCGCCTTCCTGCGGCGGGTCGGCTTCGGCATCACCGACACCGACATCTCCGCGTCGGTCAGCGGCGGCACGGCCACCATCACCGTCAAGGGCAAGGCCCAGAGCATCATCCCGTGGATGACCTTCGAGGTCTCGCAGACGGCGTACGGCCCGGTCGAGAGGTTCACCCGATGA
- a CDS encoding ParA family protein, with product MTLIALVSAKGSPGVSTAALAFTLTWPAPTMLAECDPAGGDLLAGYLSRYELPTNRGVLPLASSALRGTAEQDLAGNLIDLDSPRQQRMALPGLTEPSQSSSLNLAWTSLGDLFARMTGSTVLADCGRLAAANAPWALLGRADLVLLTVRARSLRTVSPAVSAVGAMRRELPPGFVESSVGLLLVDSGISGRDISRNLGVPVVASLPWDTGSAAALAGEGRGRRRAPLMKAAAAAYDSVCTALAVSRPEASRRDTERLPVIR from the coding sequence ATGACGCTGATCGCCCTGGTCTCGGCGAAGGGTTCGCCGGGGGTCTCCACCGCCGCGCTGGCCTTCACCCTGACCTGGCCGGCGCCCACGATGCTCGCCGAGTGCGACCCGGCGGGCGGCGACCTGCTCGCCGGTTACCTGTCGCGCTACGAACTGCCCACCAACCGGGGCGTGCTGCCGCTGGCCTCCTCGGCCCTGCGCGGCACCGCCGAGCAGGACCTGGCCGGCAACCTGATCGACCTGGACTCCCCGCGGCAGCAGCGGATGGCGCTGCCCGGCCTGACCGAGCCGTCGCAGAGCTCGTCGCTGAACCTGGCCTGGACCAGCCTCGGCGACCTCTTCGCCCGGATGACCGGCAGCACGGTGCTGGCCGACTGCGGCCGCCTGGCCGCCGCGAACGCGCCCTGGGCACTGCTGGGCCGGGCCGACCTGGTGCTGCTCACGGTGCGGGCGCGGTCGCTGCGCACGGTCTCCCCGGCGGTGTCGGCGGTGGGCGCGATGCGGCGCGAGCTGCCGCCCGGGTTCGTGGAGAGCAGCGTCGGGCTGCTGCTGGTCGACAGCGGCATCTCCGGCCGTGACATCTCCCGCAACCTCGGCGTGCCCGTGGTCGCCTCCCTGCCGTGGGACACGGGCAGCGCCGCGGCGCTGGCCGGCGAGGGCCGGGGCCGGCGGCGGGCGCCGCTGATGAAGGCCGCGGCCGCGGCGTACGACAGCGTCTGCACGGCGCTGGCCGTGTCGCGGCCGGAGGCCTCCCGCCGCGACACCGAGCGGCTGCCGGTGATCCGATGA
- a CDS encoding CpaF family protein, with protein MTARPYIPLPPPEPNPPMRVNGHARVPSPHGSAVAYAGPGSPAAAIAPPNLPVPIDYGVVRQLQSRVTETLTRLLTDAANVTPAYRREVASRIGREIIADYAVAMAHAGQPISPAQEQALLDAVVAGMFGAGRLQRLLDDPHVTNVHIIGCDQVLLHHADGSRSRGEPVADSDDELVSMLQVLAMRVASTERQLSESNPELDMQLPDGSRMTVLYKVSPRPVVYIRKHTLFNASLEELRDRFGMIDLLLYRFLVKALESGANIMVAGLAASGKTTLLRALARTIPAGEPYITLEESRELGLHEAAMPHDENWVISLEALQGHGEYDASGKRRGEKTLHDMMPITQRLGVRRVIVGETRGREIVPMLRAMTVSRGAMCTIHARQAREVMDSIVQLACSYGDNIGAEQALRMASQGIDLIVYTSVVDERAIGGGEHRFVSHVIEVGGMRDGRVITTTVFGPGPDGRAVPRHLPERIRDDLMDVGYDPRELIPYIEAGPHNRGSWTRELITKRVRS; from the coding sequence ATGACCGCCCGCCCGTACATCCCGCTGCCGCCGCCGGAGCCGAACCCGCCGATGCGCGTGAACGGTCACGCCCGGGTGCCCTCGCCGCACGGCAGCGCCGTGGCGTACGCCGGGCCGGGGTCCCCGGCGGCCGCGATCGCCCCGCCGAACCTGCCCGTGCCGATCGACTACGGCGTGGTGCGCCAGTTGCAGAGCCGGGTCACCGAGACGCTGACCCGCCTGCTCACCGACGCCGCCAACGTCACCCCGGCCTACCGGCGCGAGGTCGCCTCCCGCATCGGCCGCGAGATCATCGCCGACTACGCGGTGGCGATGGCGCACGCGGGGCAGCCGATCAGCCCGGCGCAGGAGCAGGCGCTGCTGGACGCGGTGGTGGCCGGCATGTTCGGCGCGGGCCGGTTGCAGCGGCTGCTGGACGACCCGCACGTCACCAACGTGCACATCATCGGCTGCGACCAGGTGCTGCTGCACCACGCCGACGGCTCCCGCAGCCGGGGCGAGCCGGTCGCCGACAGCGACGACGAGCTGGTCAGCATGCTCCAGGTGCTGGCGATGCGGGTGGCCTCGACCGAGCGCCAGCTCTCGGAGTCCAACCCCGAGCTGGACATGCAGCTGCCCGACGGCTCCCGGATGACGGTGCTGTACAAGGTGTCGCCGCGGCCGGTGGTCTACATCCGCAAGCACACCCTGTTCAACGCGTCGCTGGAGGAGCTGCGCGACCGGTTCGGGATGATCGACCTGCTGCTGTACCGGTTCCTGGTCAAGGCGCTGGAGTCGGGCGCGAACATCATGGTCGCCGGGCTGGCCGCCTCCGGCAAGACGACCCTGCTGCGGGCGCTGGCGCGCACCATCCCGGCGGGGGAGCCGTACATCACGCTGGAGGAGTCGCGGGAGCTGGGCCTGCACGAGGCCGCGATGCCCCACGACGAGAACTGGGTGATCAGCCTGGAGGCCCTGCAGGGCCACGGGGAGTACGACGCCAGCGGCAAGCGCCGCGGCGAGAAGACCCTGCACGACATGATGCCGATCACGCAGCGGCTCGGCGTGCGCCGGGTGATCGTCGGCGAGACCCGCGGCCGCGAGATCGTGCCGATGCTGCGGGCGATGACGGTCAGCCGGGGCGCGATGTGCACCATCCACGCCCGGCAGGCGCGCGAGGTGATGGACTCGATCGTGCAGCTGGCCTGCTCGTACGGTGACAACATCGGCGCCGAGCAGGCGCTGCGGATGGCGTCGCAGGGCATCGACCTGATCGTCTACACCAGCGTGGTCGACGAGCGGGCCATCGGCGGCGGCGAGCACCGGTTCGTGTCGCACGTGATCGAGGTCGGCGGCATGCGCGACGGCCGGGTGATCACCACGACGGTGTTCGGCCCCGGTCCCGACGGCCGCGCGGTGCCGCGCCACCTGCCCGAGCGCATCCGCGACGACCTGATGGACGTGGGCTACGACCCGCGCGAGCTGATCCCGTACATCGAGGCGGGGCCGCACAACCGGGGCTCGTGGACGCGCGAGCTGATCACCAAGCGGGTGCGCTCATGA
- a CDS encoding type II secretion system F family protein: MIQILMVLAVLLVCGGVAMAIMFLVGTTKPIGPASPTRLWWRRFWAGPGRTAAQRRTHRGLLIFAVIAGAAAWLFTGWPIGGVIVALAIPGVPWLFAAASAEKKAIVRLGALETWTRRVSDYVRNGIGLQAAIIATARTAPPLLAVEVKTLAARLQAGTDAPTALRLFAEELNDPSSDEVIAPLILQAADAGEGLYSALVDIAQSLSDEIVARSTVDSERASARFTVQFLTAVTVALLVFGAFSAEYAAPYRTGMGQTVLVGLTGLYIGLMLWIRGLSLPPKLPRLLRAESDKPPVAAS; encoded by the coding sequence ATGATCCAGATTCTGATGGTCCTCGCGGTGCTGCTCGTGTGCGGCGGAGTGGCGATGGCGATCATGTTCCTGGTCGGCACGACGAAGCCGATCGGCCCCGCGTCGCCGACGCGGCTGTGGTGGCGCCGGTTCTGGGCCGGTCCCGGCCGCACCGCCGCGCAGCGCCGTACCCACCGGGGTCTGCTGATCTTCGCGGTGATCGCGGGGGCGGCGGCGTGGCTGTTCACCGGCTGGCCCATCGGCGGGGTGATCGTGGCGCTGGCCATTCCCGGGGTGCCGTGGCTGTTCGCCGCGGCCAGCGCCGAGAAGAAGGCGATCGTCCGCCTCGGCGCGCTGGAGACCTGGACCCGGCGCGTCAGCGACTACGTCCGCAACGGCATCGGGTTGCAGGCCGCGATCATCGCGACCGCGCGCACCGCCCCGCCGCTGCTGGCTGTGGAGGTCAAGACGCTGGCGGCCCGGTTGCAGGCGGGCACCGACGCGCCCACGGCGCTGCGGCTGTTCGCCGAGGAGCTCAACGACCCCAGCTCCGACGAGGTCATCGCGCCGCTGATCCTCCAGGCGGCCGACGCCGGCGAGGGCCTGTACTCCGCGCTGGTCGACATCGCGCAGTCGCTGTCGGACGAGATCGTGGCCCGGTCCACCGTGGACAGCGAACGGGCCAGCGCCCGGTTCACGGTGCAGTTCCTCACCGCGGTCACCGTCGCCCTGCTGGTGTTCGGCGCGTTCAGCGCCGAGTACGCCGCGCCGTACCGCACCGGGATGGGCCAGACGGTCCTGGTCGGGCTGACGGGGCTGTACATCGGGCTGATGCTGTGGATCCGCGGGCTGTCGCTGCCGCCGAAACTGCCACGCCTGCTGCGCGCCGAGTCCGACAAGCCCCCGGTGGCGGCGTCATGA
- a CDS encoding putative protein N(5)-glutamine methyltransferase, whose translation MTDEVVARLRAAGCVFAEEEAAVLRDGDPDPVRLSELVARRVSGLPLEHVVGWAWFGGRRVLVDPGVFVPRRRTEVLVARAAAYVRGGSVVVDLCCGSGALGAVLAAGADGPVELYAADVDPAAVHCARRNVTPLGGTVYEGDLYDALPPSLRGRVDVLVANVPYVPTGEIGLLPAEARLHEAPVALDGGADGLDVAGRIAAGAGAWLAPGGRVFLECGEHQSSAAAAALRAGGLTPSLHHDDDLDVTVASGHHPGLS comes from the coding sequence GTGACCGACGAGGTGGTGGCGCGGCTGCGCGCCGCGGGCTGCGTGTTCGCCGAGGAGGAGGCGGCCGTCCTGCGCGACGGCGACCCCGACCCGGTCCGGCTGTCCGAACTGGTGGCGCGGCGGGTGTCCGGGCTGCCGCTGGAGCACGTCGTCGGCTGGGCCTGGTTCGGCGGGCGGCGCGTCCTGGTCGACCCGGGCGTGTTCGTGCCGCGCCGGCGCACCGAGGTGCTGGTGGCGCGGGCGGCGGCGTACGTGCGGGGCGGGTCGGTGGTGGTGGACCTGTGCTGCGGCTCCGGCGCGCTCGGCGCGGTGCTGGCCGCGGGCGCGGACGGGCCGGTCGAGCTGTACGCCGCTGACGTCGATCCGGCGGCGGTGCACTGCGCCCGCCGCAACGTCACTCCGCTGGGCGGCACCGTGTACGAGGGGGACCTCTACGACGCCCTGCCGCCCTCGCTGCGGGGGCGGGTGGACGTGCTGGTGGCGAACGTTCCGTACGTGCCGACCGGGGAGATCGGGCTGCTGCCCGCCGAGGCGCGGCTGCACGAGGCGCCGGTGGCCCTGGACGGCGGCGCCGACGGCCTCGACGTGGCCGGCCGCATCGCCGCAGGGGCGGGAGCCTGGCTGGCCCCGGGCGGCCGGGTGTTCCTGGAGTGCGGCGAGCACCAGTCATCGGCCGCGGCGGCGGCGCTGCGCGCGGGCGGCCTGACCCCGTCCCTGCACCACGACGACGACCTCGACGTCACCGTCGCATCCGGCCACCACCCCGGCCTTTCATAG